The genome window TTGTCTGTTTGTTGTattgaatttgatttgttttcgGATGATTTGCTTGTATTTTAATCCAAGTCTGAACTGGAATTCATTTTGATGGATTACATTTGTGTATCTGTTATAAGATATTTAAGCCTGTCGTGTTGTTTTATGACTGCTggaaatattgatattatttctAGTGTGGATATTGAGGTTTTGGGTTTGCAATTTGGCTGGACTCGAAACGTTTAGGTAAGGAAATTGCAGTGTGATTTTCTGTTTTTGTTTGCTTCTATAGGGGGATACTTTTTGTCGTGTTGTGTTTACTGAAGTGAATAAGGTGTGAATTCGAGTTTGTAAGAATAGCATTGTTTGGTTGTGCCTCAGGTGAATTATTGTTGAGTAGATTGTCAGGGTGTTCGGCTCACCTTTAAATTAAATAGACACTGATGTTTTGGCTCTTTAAGTGTTAGATAGTCCCTCGCATACGTGTTTGTGGGATTATAGAGCATAGAAGGAGTTTTTCTCTCGATGTTTGACTGTGAAGAGAAAGTgagcattaattaaaataattattatagatATGTGGATACAAGGATTCCACAAAAATGAAATATGGGTATTTGGATGCCGGAGGAATCTACATATATAAACGGAGATACTTTTTGTCTTGTTGTGTTTACTAAATTGAAGAAGGCATGGATTCGAGTTTGTAAGAAACCGTTGTTTGGTTGTTCATCAGGTGAATTATTGTTGAGTAGATTGTCAGGGTGTTCGGCTCACCTTTAAATCAAATAGACACTGATTTGTCTCTTTTAAACGTCAGATAGTCCCTACTCCCTAGCATACGTGTTTGTGGGATTATAGAGCATAGAAGCTGTTTTTCTCTCTATGTTTGACCGAGAAAAGAAAGTGAGCATTAATTAGAATATTTATTATAGATATGTGGAAACAAGGgtttcacaaaaataaaatatgggtATTTGGATGCAGGAGGAAGCTTTTTCGGTTGGCATTAGAAATTGCTCTTCTATATATCTATGTTTTTTAGTTTTCGCATTGAGTTATATTTTGTGTCTGGGTTCTACACGTTTCTGCATTGTGGATGTGGGTTCTTCAGTATATTATAATTCTTATGGAGCCTTACTGGTTTAAGGTTGTTGATGAAAGAGAATGCTTCTACATGTTATTTTCacgaaataatttttaacagtGTCAAAACCGTTCAAGTGTATTTTTTAACATTGTAGAACGAGATTTTGCATCCTAAAATTCCTTTTTAGCTTAACATTGTTTTCACCTAATGGTCTTTCACCTAGCACTTACCAGCAGATTGCATTCTGGGGTAATAGCTTTTTTAAACTAAGGTCTACAATTTTTCTGAATGCCTACATCATTTCAATCATACTGATGTATTATTGAAGTATTTTCAAATTTAGACCTTCGCGTCTTATTTTGGTGGTCTAAAAATCTGGAAATTTCTTCTTAGCGACTGACGCCGTATTATGAATTGATGTATAACTAACAGATGCAGTGTGATGTTTAAGCTTTCTATAGTTCTATGTATCAATTAAAGTACTTAATTCCCTGTTTTTGGCTTTTTTCTGTTTTGAGCATAAACTGTTCCTAATGTAACTActattatattctttttaattttcatcTGCCTACCCGTTTCCAGGTTGTATATAGTTATAAAAGCGGTGAAGTGTTCTGATTACTGAAACTTTCGACTTTTGTATCTTCTTTAAAGTCCATATGGATCAGAGGCTTGTATTTCCAAAGGGTGACCTTTCTCCTCATGATTCTGCTAGCGATCCTGAGGAAAAAGAATTCAGTGATGACGACGATGATGATCGTAATCACAAACATCGGAGAAGAGAGACACAGACTCAATCACTGGAAAGAGATATTGGACAAGCTTCAACAAGGCCGTACAGAAACCGGAACAAGCCCTTTGAAAATGGGCATCCTCATAGGGAATCCGCTTCTCAATCTAATGAAACATGGCGAAATTACAACATGCCACCTCTCGAGAAAGATTTTCCTGGAAAGTTTGACAGAAGACGTCCTGGCTCAACACCTATTTCTCGAGCTCCCTTGGATTTGAACCAGAGAGGCAGGGGGAACCAATCATGGACTGGTGATCCTGGATCTGGTAGAGGTAGAGGAAGGGAACCCTGGGGTGTACGTGATTCTAGGTTTAGCTCCCTCGATTTCAATCCTGCCATAGCTCAACAGGGTTATGTCCCTTCAAGTCTATTTGCAGGACGGGGAATGTCAAGTGTTTCAAATCCACAAAGTGCATCCTGGACCGCATTTGGATTGGTTCCGGGATTACCAAATGGTGGCTTAGATAGCCTTCATCCCCTTGGTTTGCAAAGAACACTTAGAGCGCCTATTAATCCTTCAATGAATATGGGCATGCCTCACCAAAGATGTAGGGACTTTGAGGAGCGTGGCTTTTGCTTGAGAGGAGACATGTGTCCTATGGAACATGGTATCAATCGAATTGTCATCGAGGATGTTCAGGTATGTCAGGACAGGATACCTACCATAAGTCCGTGTTCCCTGTCTGTCagtgtttttgaatttttttttttttttttttgatattgaaTATGACTGAGTGCATCATAAAACTGCTGACTTTTATGTAATAAATGAATTTAAACTATATTTGCAATGGTCTAATCTCAAGTTTACTACGGAACAAagctttttaaatttgtttcatCTTTTTGTTGCATGTCACGTAATATCTTCATCATTCTCCACAGTCTGTCTACTAATAAAAAGGACTCTGAGGTTTCTGGTGCTGGGCAGCTAAAAACAAAAAGATAGTGGATACTCTTTTACCTCCTTTTAATGACAAGAAGCAACTGTTTTAGACGTGTCTGCCCTTCAATGATTATGGAAATCTTAGCATGTTTTGGTGTTATTGCgcattgtttttttatatttaaaaagtctCTGTGCCGTATGCAAGTCTTCTATCGCTGCTCCTTGTTTGTTTCATGACCTTTTAGTTTTGCTATATGCAACTTGAAAGATAGTTAGGAGACAATATGCACTTCTTTCATAGATCATCGTGTCAATCACTGTATCACAGGCTGAAACAGTAAGACATTTTTAACCTCTTTGTTTTTAGCAGTCATTCGCTGAAACACTTGCTCGTGCATTTGCATCAGTGTAAACCGAGTTTGTTCTATCCAGCCACTATGGCCAGCAAAGCTGCCAAATGCCAATCACGGCACACCAATTTCTTGGTCTATAACGGCTACCCACTTTTCTGAATACATACATTTAAAAGAAGAATGCTTCTgattattctctctctctctctctctctattacAGTAGCTAGTTGTATACAACTCTAAGGCTATGTTTGTTTCAAGGGAGTGTAAGCCCCTGAATATTACTTGTTTACCCCACATTTAAAGGAGTTTTATCCCATGGGACTAGATTTCAATTATCTCTTTAGTTCATTTCTAAGGTTATAATACCGAGTGAGAGAAGGTATTATAGTTACACAGAAGTTAACCAAAAAGATAACTTAAATCTAGTTCTGGGGATAATAGTCCTTtacatttaagaaaaatatggtGATAGTCCAGAAATTATAGTGCCTTAAAACAAACATGGCCAAGGTATATTGGAACGCACACACTCACTTGCGTATTGTATCATCCATATAAAATGTTTTGTGTGTTTTGGCAGTTGGTATTTTTCTAAATGCTGATTCATTTTATGAGCACAAAAGTATGACCTGCATATAGTTTAAATATGCTATCTCTTGATTGCAGAGCCTTTCTCAGTTTAATCTACCTGTTACACTTCCAAGTGCGCACATGATGGGTGCTTCTGCTGCTCCCGGACCTTCTTCTGCAGTAAGTGCCCCTTCAAGCACATTGGGAAATGGACAAGGTGTATATAGCAAAAGTGGCAAGGCTGGAGCCGAGAATGATGGATTGGGTTCAAATGGTGATGCTATTGGATCTGCTGTTGCAACTGGAGCTGATTTTTACGATCCTGATCAGCCTCTTTGGACAAATGATAGTGCCCAAACTTCAACTGAGCTCCTATCGTCAGATCCTACAAAGGTCACTCGAGGTGATAATCAATCAGTCCCGACTCATGATCAGCATATTGGATTGTACAGTGGTTCTGCCAATGAGCGTCCAGTTAAAAACCCTGTGACTGCTTTAGGATCGCATAGTACAAATTCATCAGTCCGAGGACAAAGTAGTAGTTTGAAAAATAGGGTAAATTCTGTTCAAACTGTCACTACAAATGAAGATCATGTCTTGGACACTGTTGAAGATGCTGTTGGGCATCAGGGGAAGATGAAGAATGCAGATGATATTGTTTCACATTCCATGGAAGCAATGAAGACACTTAATAGCACTGCACGGTTTATTCAAAAGCCATCTCAAAAGGCTAGATGTACTTTATTTGTCAGTGGTATACCCCAGAAAGACAATAGAAGAGATGCCCTTTTATcacattttcaaaaatttggggAGGTTATCAACGTTTATATCCCCGTAAACAGTGAGCGGGCATTTGTTCAGTTTTCTAAGCGGGAAGAAGCTGAGGATGCTTTAAAGGCACCAGATGCGGTAATGGGCAATCGCTTTATAAAGCTGTGGTGGGCTAATCGTGACAATGTTCCTCTTGTTGGGATGAGCACTGGCGGTACTGTACCCTTAGCTTCTTCTATTGTGTCAGCTACCTCAGTTCCAGATGTTCCAGCTGTTGCAACCAAAGATGTTCCCAAGGGCGGTAGTTCGCATGAATTAGTTTCATCATTGAATTCATTTGATCAGCTTAAATCTGTGGCGACCAATGGTCCAACAGCTGCTATGCAGAAAAAGGTGGAGAATTTAGATTATTTGAAGGAGATTCGCAAGAAGCAAGAGATGCTCGATAGGAAACGGAGTGAGTTTAAACGTCTATTGGAGAGAATGGAGAAACAAAAACAGGTAGCAACCAGTTCCTGTCAAAATgaactttttgattttgataatcAATCACTAAAACTTAATGCTTTTCTCTATGCTTAATTTTAGTTTATCTGCTTCACATGTATCATACTCATGGTATAAGTGTTGTCCTGGCATAAGGTCTATATTCTGGTCAGAGCTATAGAACAATGCATATATCCTAAACGGAAGAACCAAGTTTTTACTGCTGCATAAATATCTTATTCTTGTGACAACTGCCTAGTGTTATATTTATATGGACACATACGCtgaattatttgaaatttttagtaATTGTGAATCTTTAAAATGTTTCATTTGTTtagcttttaattttattttctacacAGGCTGCAGGTAGCAAATCTGAACTTGCTGTGGAACAGGCAGCTAaaagacctaaagtggaaattGTAGCTGATGTACAAAAAGCTGGAAGTCCAGTTTTAGTTGGTTCTAGTTCTATTGTTCCCTCAATTCAAGCTGAACTGACTGATAGAAGCAGAACTGGACGGAATACTAAACCTCATAGCTCTGATACCAGTATGGTGATGGCATTGACAGAATCTTCAAGCTTTAAACAGTCAACTCGTCAGCAGGCACCGGCAGGGACACCCTTTGTAATGAATAGATTTAAATTGGATAATCGGCCGACCTCATTCAAGATCGTTCCACCTCTACCTTCTGGTCTCGCTAATGTAAGTCTTTTCACCACTTCAAGTCCCAGTTTATTCTGTTATACAAGATGTTAAATGAACCATATGTAGTTGAATTTCTCTGTTAAATTCAGCTATCCTTTGGTATCTCAAATTTGAAGCTGGAGTACTTGGCATTTTTTTCCAAACTTTATGCCACTGTTGCCTTTTTATGAAGTAGACtgggtttttatgacttctccCTGTTGTTTTTTGTTATTTACAATGTCATGTTTCACGTGGATCATTTGGCGTGAGTTCCACTGTAGGAAAATGATAAATTGGCTTTTTTCTAGTAGCATCAACAAAATTGTGGAAATTGGTGAGAAAATGTTCTATTTGGAAAACGTTTTTTTCTTTTGGAAAGGGAAGTCATTTTCCTTGGCATCTTTCAAAGGAATTTTTCTCCGCTGGAAAACATTTTATCCTCCAGGAACCACACACTGGAAAAAATTCCAGAATTTCTGATTTTTAAGTAAAACATTTTCTGACAAACAACCGGAGCCTTCGTTTTTTGTTGTTCTCCTCCCTGTGTCAACTGAGAAATATGTTCCCAGAACTTCCCCTATATTCAATTCTTTTTGcacttaataatttatatagtaATTCTTGTAGAATTATTGCATTCAAATCTTTGTTTTAAGTTTGGAAAGTCATATCAATGCTACCTTCTGGTAAATAAATTTCTACGCATGCCTCATcattcatttaaaccttttgaaTTCACACAATCTATATGGTTTTGCTTCTTTGTGCGTAATACTTGTTGGCGGTGTTTTTTTTAGGTTGCTGCTTTGAAAGAACATTTCTCAACATTTGGCGAGCTTGCTAATCTGGATCTGGAAGATATAGAGCTTGGAGATAACACTGATGAGACGATGAAATTGAACAAATGTGCTTCTGTATATTTCACTACTCGTCATTCTGCTGAAAAGGCATTCTCTAATGGCAAATGGTGGAAGGGCCACAGCATGCAGTTTATATGGCTGACTTCTAGTAACTCCGGCAAAGAGGATACTGGCAGAGAAAATCCTTCTTCTCCTACAAAAGGTTCTTCAGATGCTAATGGTCAGCCCGTAGGAGAAGGTGCATTGTTGGTTTCCCAGAAAAAACCAATGTCGGGAGATGAGGAATCTGAGAATTCGGAACGAAGAGATAAAAGTTCTGATCACTTGGGGGCTGATGACGAAATGCATTCAAGTTTGACCCCAGTGTCATTGGAGAAGCAGTCATCTCAGGGGTGATGTTTGTTTAGGATGACCCAGTTTTTGAGAAGTTGTATATTAAGGTAAATGTTAAGTATACCTAGATATAAGTTCAGGTGTTTAGCAATTGCTTAATTTTTGTTTCTGATTTTTCACTGCCAGCTGTGAAAAATGGCTGGTCAACTGGTTCTTTAGAGGTGTTGTGAATCAAAATATCTTGGGATTTTGGTTGATTATTCCTATTCAATAAACCGATACTGTATCATTTTAGAACGTTTAATTCATGCTTCCAGTTTAGTTTCCTTCATCTGGAGATGTTTAGTATTTGTTTCTGGTAGATATCtaatataactatatttatatttagtagGAGCTAGGAAGGAATAAATTTGCAATTTCATGAAGAATCTGTTGATATCATTACTACAGTATTACTCTACTAGAACAAGCAAATGGTACGAAACCTGTTGATCAATTTCCGAACTAATAACTAAAAAGAATAGGATCTGCCAAGTAGTTCTGTTTATTTCATATGTAAACTCTTTCTGAGTGTTATTTATAGTTTGTGCCTTTCCATATCTATAAACATAAAACAGATGCATTCACTGGATTAACACTTAGAAGCAACAGACACATCAAAGAGAAAAATGCATGGTCCACTTTATAAAACCCCCTTCTGCACTCGAGTCTGAGTTTCCTTTCCGCCATCGGGTGCCTTTTTCTGAATAGTCTGCATGAACAGAGAGAGCAATCGCGAGAGGGACGAAAGTCCTGAGATCCCAAAAGCTTGGGAGGCAACAACTCCAGTGACAGCTAGGCCAATGGCCAATGCTGCCGGGACTATGACTGGGCTAAAGATTATGAAAAAGGGAGTGGCCACTATGAGGCCAGTAACAGAGCTGATGAAGGTAATGCTGGCTAGCCCAAGAAGGGTTCCACCAAGCTGGAGGAGGGTAATTATAGGCAGGACTTGGGAGATTGTCGGACTATCAGCCATTGATGATAAAAGTGGTAAAAACTTGCAGAATAACTATGAGAAAGATGAGGTTGAGAGGTGTGGAGAGTTGAATGTGATACTTGATGGTTATAAAGAGTCAGGGTGAATGCAAGGTTGTTAAACGTGACAGCTTATTAGCTGAAGCAGGCCTTTGTCAGTCACAAGCTCTATAATGTTACTTGACACATAATTCATGAGTTTTAATACCGGAGAACTGGGCCTTTTGCTAGTATTCAGATATAGATAGATCCTTGTTTTGGGGGGCAAACTATCCTTTACAGAAAGTAAAATGCtgataatatgatatatttttctGTATTCTGAAATAAATGAGATCTGTCATTtcagtaaaatattttattttatagataatGAATTCTCAATGACAAATATAACAGAGAAATATTCATTTTcggaatatattttattcaaaatttactCCTCTTCTTACCTATTCATATTTATTAACTATAAtctgaattttattatttaattattatcatatatattacaataaaaaaatatgcgtatattcatatatttagtcaatttttatttaatgaattttatttctaaatcatattataattttaataataatattacacATATAGATATCTTTAGTATAAGAAGAATAAATCAAGTATTATTACCTAATATCATTATAGTTTATAAACTCTTGTgggaaacaaaaaaacaaaaattagtaTTATACTGAAAGTAAACATTTTttgttgataaaatataaatagaaacTGAACCAAGTACAAGatatgaaaggaaaaaaaaatagtaaccaCAACGTGCGTGTGCGTCCCTTGTTTCCCACTTACAACTGAGCGGTTACTTTAACCAAAATGAAAGTTTAAACTTGATGGTTTCAACCTTTTCTGAGTAACTGATACAAATACATGTCTCACCTTGTTGTTGTTTTGATACTTGTTCTTCTTCACTCATTAGCTTTCTTCATCTCTCACTCCACTCAATTTCCCAACTACCCTTCTTCCTTTACAGGTATGCCCTGCCTTTTCTTTTGTTGTTATTTCagaatatatttatgtgatgctgTGGTCattttttgtttggttttttatTTTCCAGCTCAAGAGCCTCTGAAGAAAGGTACTAACAGGCTCTCTAATCCGTTGATTGGCGAAGATGGGAGGGTGTATATTTGTATGGGGAAGAGCTTGCTTGCTTTCGAAAACAATGGCACCACAGCTTGGACACTGCCTCTTGGTTACTCGTGTAATCTTGGTATGGCTCCTGTAAGTGGAGCTTCATCAACGGTGAGACACTCACTAATTAAGATTGCAAATCTGCAATATTGCTTTTATTGTAATTTTAAGGCTTCATTGTAGTAGTCAGTATGGTGATTTAGACATTATATGTCACAATATTATGTGTAATGTAAACAAGGGTGATTCCTTCTACCCAAGAACAACTCTCCAACTGCATTGTCTCGTCGTAAAAGGAGCTTATGCCCAGTTCTCCCAAAGCCTCGAGATGTTGGGAGGAGGGCTTacgaggatcatattatattctaacattttTTATGACAGTTGACCTTGTCTATTAGTTAGAGGCTTCATAGTGAACCTTACTCCTTGCAAATGAATCGTTATAGAATAGTATATGCCCTCTGCTGATCTTACTGATTCCCATTCCATGTGGTTTCAGCTTTATGTGGTTGCAGAAAATAGAGTAATGAaaatcaatcttcgaaaaatagggacttctgaatctgctctaGAGGTATTCTTTGGTCCTGAATCTGGTGAAATCATTGGACTCTCGGTAAGCACAACAATCTCTTGCATAGCCATCAATGTCAAGAACAGGGCCTTGTTCGCTTTTAGATTGCATGGGAAACCACTTTGGAGCGCAGGCCCTGTTATATATCAAAATGGCTATCGTCAAGGATGCAGAAGAAGTACCACGGACTGTTATTTTACGTCAGTTCCTGTGATTGATCAGTGTGAAGCAAGTATCTACGTAAGTATGTTTACCTAAGCTAACATTATTCTTACCCTTTTATTCATCCTCCTTGTCCCTTGCATTCCtgaaattaaagattatatgaATGTTTACTTGTGACATCTGGTAATAAGAGGACCACAGGACTAATGATTAAGATTATGCACTTGCAGATATCAAATAATCAAGGGGAATTGTATTCACTCTCTGTCCGCACCCCTCATTTCAAGTGGATCCAGGATTTGAGTTCACTAGACAAGAATTTTACTGCTACCCCAGGAAACAATGGTCGTTTATATGTC of Daucus carota subsp. sativus chromosome 3, DH1 v3.0, whole genome shotgun sequence contains these proteins:
- the LOC108214941 gene encoding zinc finger CCCH domain-containing protein 41, which translates into the protein MDQRLVFPKGDLSPHDSASDPEEKEFSDDDDDDRNHKHRRRETQTQSLERDIGQASTRPYRNRNKPFENGHPHRESASQSNETWRNYNMPPLEKDFPGKFDRRRPGSTPISRAPLDLNQRGRGNQSWTGDPGSGRGRGREPWGVRDSRFSSLDFNPAIAQQGYVPSSLFAGRGMSSVSNPQSASWTAFGLVPGLPNGGLDSLHPLGLQRTLRAPINPSMNMGMPHQRCRDFEERGFCLRGDMCPMEHGINRIVIEDVQSLSQFNLPVTLPSAHMMGASAAPGPSSAVSAPSSTLGNGQGVYSKSGKAGAENDGLGSNGDAIGSAVATGADFYDPDQPLWTNDSAQTSTELLSSDPTKVTRGDNQSVPTHDQHIGLYSGSANERPVKNPVTALGSHSTNSSVRGQSSSLKNRVNSVQTVTTNEDHVLDTVEDAVGHQGKMKNADDIVSHSMEAMKTLNSTARFIQKPSQKARCTLFVSGIPQKDNRRDALLSHFQKFGEVINVYIPVNSERAFVQFSKREEAEDALKAPDAVMGNRFIKLWWANRDNVPLVGMSTGGTVPLASSIVSATSVPDVPAVATKDVPKGGSSHELVSSLNSFDQLKSVATNGPTAAMQKKVENLDYLKEIRKKQEMLDRKRSEFKRLLERMEKQKQAAGSKSELAVEQAAKRPKVEIVADVQKAGSPVLVGSSSIVPSIQAELTDRSRTGRNTKPHSSDTSMVMALTESSSFKQSTRQQAPAGTPFVMNRFKLDNRPTSFKIVPPLPSGLANVAALKEHFSTFGELANLDLEDIELGDNTDETMKLNKCASVYFTTRHSAEKAFSNGKWWKGHSMQFIWLTSSNSGKEDTGRENPSSPTKGSSDANGQPVGEGALLVSQKKPMSGDEESENSERRDKSSDHLGADDEMHSSLTPVSLEKQSSQG